In Desulfobacterales bacterium, the genomic stretch ATTGAGGAAAGCGAGAGAGATACCATTGTACGGGCTTTAAAGCGGACCGGAGGGGTTCAGAAGCAAGCGGCAGATTTGATGGGCATCAGCCGGCGCGCCATCCATTATAAAATAAAGAAATACGGGATCAATATTGCACAAATTCGATGAAATTCGGGGTTGGTGGTTTCGGGCCAATCGCCGCTGTCATTCCGAGAAGCGCAAGCGACGAGGAATCTTGGTTTAAAAGATTTCTCGCTGCCGCTCGAAATGACAGTATGGGGGGATTTGAGACGCCTTTATAAGTTGCTTTCTCCAAAAGAAACGAGTGCGGCGGTATAGATTTTTTATAAAATTTCAGGGTGTTGAGCCCTGTCCTTTCTCAGTCCGTATTTGGATATCAGCCGGGAGAGATAGGTCCTTTGAATGCCCATAACTTTGGCGGCTTGACTTTGATTGCCGCTCGTATGTTTGAGGTTCAGGCGGATAAATTTCTTTTTAAATTCATCAACCGCCTCCTGAAGACTAAGGCCCACCTGGATATCGCTCATTGTCGCCTCAACCGAATAAAGCATGGGCAGATCTTCCGGCCGCAATTCTTTGCCGTTACCCATGACCACGGCGCGTTCCAAAGCGTTCTGCAGCTCTCTGACGTTGCCGGGCCAATCGTAGGCAATCATTTTGTCCAGAGCTTCCTGCGTCATCTCAATGTTCGAATACCCTTTTTCTTTTCGGAAAAGCTGGACAAAATGTTTCGCCAGCAGGGGGATGTCTTCTTTTCTTTGCCTTAGCGGGGGCATGTGAATTTCCACCACATTCAACCGATAATACAGATCCTCCCTGAAAAGACCGTTCTTAACGGATTCAACAATATTTTTGTTGGTGGCGGCAATTACGCGGATATCAACAGTTATCGGCGCCGTCCCGCCGACCCTGTAGAAAATCCCGTCCTGGAGCACCCGGAGGAGCTTGGCCTGCATTTGCTGGCTCATTTCGGCAATTTCATCCAGAAAAATCGTGCTTTCATCAGCCAGTTCAAATTTGCCGATTTTTTGAGCGGCGGCGCCGGTGAACGCGCCCTTTTCATAGCCGAATAGTTCGGCTTCAAGCAGGGATTCGGGCAGCGCAGCGCAGTTCAATGTCACCAGGTGCCTTGATTTTCTGGGACTTCCCTGGTGAATCAGGCGGGCTATCAGTTCCTTGCCCGTGCCGCTTTCCCCCAGAATCAGGGCGCTTGCCATGGAATCGGCCACCTGCAGGGCCTCGGAGAGCACCTTTTGAATTTCTTTGCTTTTGCCGATGATTTGATGTTTTGGCGCCAGCTCTTCCCGCAAGCCCTGATTTTCTTTCTCAACGCTTTGGAATTTTTTGGCATTTCCGATGGCCACGGCCGCCAGGTCCGCAAATACCGTAAGCAGCTCAAGGTCTTTGTTTTGAAATGTACTGCCGTCGATTTTGTTCATGAATTCGATGACGCCGATCACCTTGTTATTCAGATGCATCGGCACACAGGCAATGGATTTTGTTTTAAATCCAATCTGGTTGCTGATGTGTTTATACCAGCGCTTATCCTTGGCCGCATCTTTGATTAACAGGGGTTCGCCCTTTTCAGCCACGTAGCCGGCGATTCCCTGCCCCAATTTAACCTCGAACTGTTTGACTTCTTCCTTTTTGGTGCCTGTGGCTACCTTGAAGTAGAGCTTGTTGGTTTTTTCATCCAATAGCAGCAGAGAGCTCGCTTTTGCCGCCATCATCCGGTTGCCGGTTTCAAGAATCATTTCAAGCAGCCGATTCAGGTCGTGGACATTGGAAACCCAGGCGGATATATCCTTTAAATGTTGAATTGAAAGTTCGGTTTCGTCATGGGCTGGTTTCATATTGATAGAATATCATACTTTTTAAAAGGTTTCATACATTTTTATCAGTTACCAATGCAGCCCGATGCCGCCTGTGAGCCCCCGGATATTGTCATAATCCACATGCAGCACGAAATCGTATTTAAAGTCGAAAAAATAGCTTATCCCCCCGCCGTAAAGGCCTTCAATCTGGCTGTCTGAGGATTCTTCATAAACGCGGCCCGTGGCCGGCGAGCGGGAAAGTTCGCTTTCGGTAAAAGCGGTAAAGCCGCCGATGGCGGATACATAAAAATCGCTTTTTGCGATTTCAACCCCGAGTTTTCCGAAAAGCCCGACCTCGGTGCCTTTTCTGACAGTGTCCAGGATGGTGCAGGCCTCGTTTGGGCAAGGTGCAGATATGGTTGGGTCAGGCAGTTCATCATCGGAATGCGGAATAAAATGGAGGCCCATGCCAAATAATAGATCAAGTCCTTTGAAACGGATGTCTTTGGCCCCGGTTTCAATCGTTGCATTGGCATTATCGGCGTCTCCGCCGGCGCCGCCGCCCACTGAAAAATACCCGGCCTGCGCGGGAACGGAAATAAGGAGCAAAAGGACAATCAGCGTGCAGAAACGGCATACGGACCGCAATCTCCAGGAAACAGCGGTTAAGCAGATCAATAAAAAGAAAGCGCCCCCCGTTAACATCCCCACATAGGGGAAATTCCCGGCTTGGTCGCGGGCAGCAGATGAAATAAAACAGCTGTCAACATCAACAGTCGGCAGCGCCTCGGCCGGGTTCACTGTGACAATGGTCCTGTCTTTGTGGGAAAAAACGGCATCAGTTGACACCTTCAATTCGAACTCAAGGGTTTTGCCGTCATCACCGCCGGAAGGGGCAATAAAGGTGGCGGTGGCCTGATCCGCATTTTCCAGGTTAACGGCTGGCCCTTCAGTTTGCCGCCATTGATACCGGGCGATTTCTTTGGGGTCATAGGAACCGGTGCCATCAAGGGTTACGGCATTGTCTGCAGCGGTTTCCTGATCAGGCCCGGCATTAGCGAGGGGCGGGTAGGGCAGAGATGAGCCTGTGCTGCCAAGAGACTGATTTGCAAACGGCCGAAATTCAATTGACGGCAATTCATAGTTATCAATCTGATCATAAATGAGGCCTTCGATTATCTGGGCATTACCAGTCCCCCACCAGTTGTTTGGCAGGGCCACAGTCTGCGGGGCTTGAGCTGTCCAATCATAGGTGTAAACAATATAGCCCGTATCTTCAGTCGCTTTTAAATTATTTCCCGTGAGATTCAGGTTAAAGGAAGCGTTTTCGGTCGCGGTGAGCGCAACAAGCCCCGCCCTCTGATTATCCATTTCAAGAAGATTGGATTGAATGTTAATATTGGCGGTAGCATTCTGGTAAACTGAGGCGCTTCCATCCAGAATTACCCGGTTGCCGGCTGAAAAGCTGCTCTGTATATCGGCGATCAGCGGGCCAAGAACGGTGATCGAGATATCATCGGTATCTTCCAGTCCCCCATTATCCATCACTTTTAATTGAAAGGTTAATGTTTGGGCGGATTCATTATCGCTGGACGCCTCAAAATAAGGTCTTGCGGTGTTTGGATTGATCAGTTCCACCGGCGGCCCGCTGGTCTGGGTCCATTCATAGGCAGCAATGCTGCCGTCCGGATCTGCCGATCCGGTCCCGTCAAGAGACACGCGGGTTCCCTGGCGGAACTCTCGGTCCTCGCCGGCTTCGGCCGCCGGAAACATATTGTCATCATAAAAGCTAATATTTACCTCGTCAGTTGAAGAAAGACCGGCCTGATCCGTCACCGTTAATTGAAATGTCATACGGTCACCGGCAGAAATTGAAGATGGAACCGTAAATGTCGGGCGGATAGTGTTCGCGCCCGCCAAATTCACGGAGGGGCCGGCTGTCTGTTTCCATTTGTAATCCGTTATGCCCAGGTAGGGGTCGGTGGAGCCTTCGGCACTCAATGTGACGGTTACTTCCTCTCCCGGCGCCTGGGGCAGTTCTACATTCTGGTCTCTGCCGGCGTTTGCGACAGGCGGCGGGTTGTCGCCGGTAACAGTGACTTCTACCGTATTCGCGGTTTTGCCGCCGTCTTGACCGGTCACCGTCAATTCAAATGCCAATGTTTCTATCTTATTGCCCGGATCCGGCGCGGTAAAAGCGGTTCGGGCGCTTTGCGGGTTGGTGAGGGTCACGGAAGGGCCGGCGGTTTGCCGCCACTGGTAGGCTGTAATACCGCTGGCTGTTTCATCAAGAACAAGTTGTAAGGCCGTTCCGAATAATTCGGGGGCAGTGCTGATAACTGTATTATTTGCAATTTCCAGATCATTTGAGCGGATTTCGAGGTCGATCGCCTGGTTGTTGTTTAAAAAATAATTGTCTTCAATGATACCGCCTTCTGCTGAAAACCGGATGCCGGTGGCATTGCTGTAGATCCGGTTCGAAATAATTCGGATACGGCCGCTTAAAGAATCTATGACACCCGGGTCCGCCGAGACAATGGCGGAGATGCCGGCCTCAGTACTAAAACGGATGGCATTGCGAGCGATCAGCGGCATGGCATTGATAGTGCTGATCATGCCCTCGCTGTCCGGATCATTGCCGCCGTATTCGATAACGCAATATTCAACCGCACTGCCGCTGGATGCCCCTGGATCCCAGTCATTGCTCGGGTCGCTGAAAATTATCGCTCCCCACGGGACAGCCGGGTCCTCAGCCGTAAAAACGATGGGCTCTTTCTGATTTCCCCGGGCCATCAGGGTGCCCTCAATCCTTAGGGAATAGCCCTGGCCAGGGTCCGGCGATGATCGAAAAATGACCTCCACCCCCGGGTTAATGCGCAAGGTGGTATCAGCGGCCACCCGCACATCACCCGTGATATTAACCGGGCTGTCAGCGAGTGTCCAACGGCTGTCAGAGCTGATAATGCCATTGACATCCAGAGCGCAGGCTGGCTTGAGATAGAAGCAGCATAATATCAAGAAAATGGATAATCCCTTGATGAGAAGATCTTTTTTTTCTATCATTTTCCCTCCAATTTTCTTTCGCCTAACGGCTTAGCATTACCGGCTGCCGAGGGGTTAGGGTGATGGTAATCATCGCTTCGTTTTCGGTATAATCGTCTTCGTCAATATCTGAATCAAGGTCCCTGAAAGTGTACCTTGCTTCCACAAGCATCCAGGGTAGTATTTGATATGTTAGGCCTGCAGAGGCCCGAATAATGGCATCCTCACGTTCCGGCTCCAGTTCTGTATATATGCTTCGCCGGTAGCTAATTGTCATATCAGTACCAAGACGCCTGTTGATCGGATGGGCAAAAAGTGTTGTTAAGCCGTAAAATGTATTGAACCCCAAATTTTCGGGACCGGTATCAGCCCGATCATAGCCTGCGGTGCCTGAGAAGGATAGAGTGGTACCCTGCTGCCAGGAATAATTGGTTTCTATCATTCCCACAAGGCCATCTTCATCCTCCCTGAATTCATTGTCCTGGAAGAAATAGCCGAAACTGCCGCTGAAACTTGAGTTGAAATATTCATCCCAGACAAATCCCACCGCGGGGGCATAAACCTGGTAGTCCTCGCCATCGGCCACATAATTGGTGACTTCATGGGTGTACTCGGCATAAACATCAAAATGCGGACTGAATCGCCTTGTGAGCCGAAGCCTTGCAGAGATATCATTATAGTTTTCAGAAACATCGAAATTTCTTTTTATATAACTGATTTCTGATTCAGCGCCGAGCTTGCTCGGTATCAGCCAATAATTCAAAATCATGTTTGGGGTATGGTGATCCCTATCCTCAATATCATCCTCGCCTCGATTTTTTAGAAAATAGTATTCATATCCGAATTCGATTGAGTTTTCCGGCCCAAACTGGTTGATCGCGGTGAAAGCCGCCGTGTTTGTAAAATAGGGTTCTCTTCCCTGCCGCACGGTCGTGTCAACCTCGGTAATCGGCTCTTCCGTATCATAAAGCGGTTCTTCGGTGTATAAATAGGTGTTTGTGAATTCAAGTTCGGTGGTGCGGCTGATTTGCCTGGATGTGCTTAAATCCGCATTATGGCGCACGGTGTTATATTCCGGAAAGCGCAGGTAATTGGCGTAGGTGGGCCTGTAAACCAGCGACAAACTGCTGAGCCGACCCGTCATGCTGATATCGATGACCGGGCTGACTGTGGTGATAAAATCATGTTCTTCATTTTCAGGGGTCAGGTCTATATTGTCTGTATAAGTAGTTCCCGCAGATACACCTGGATGGAAAGTGACAGCCGCAAAAGCCGTATTGTTCAGAAAAATGAGTGACAATAGAATTAAGGCGGCATATTTAAAATTGAGCAACCGGCGGATAAGATCTTTCATTTGATCCTTTTTCTGATTTGATGAGCTTCAGCAAAATGGCATACAACAATATGGCGCCAGGCAGTGGTTTCAAAACAGGGCGAAATTTTTTCAGATGGTAATATTATTAAAAATGCTAAATATTATACTGTTTAATTATATTATTTGTCATCCTGGATTGCAAATATATAAACAAAAATTCCATGCTGTTAAATCAGGTTCCGGACTTTTGTCGGGCATGTTTTTTAGCTGGCAGCTACTTCTTAATAATCCGCAAAGGTGATGCTAATGAAATTTGTCTCTATAGTCATGTTCATCTCTTTTTTTGGTTTTGTTGTTCCATCTTATGCTGTCATTGAAGTAGAGAAGCGTTTTATCCGGTTTCAGGGCAAAACCGTAAGTGTTGAAGATCCGGTGGGGCACCTGATTGATACTTTTGGTGAGCCTTATCATAAGGAGAAACAAACAAACTGGGTCCGCCTGCGGCGCAACCGGGTGGTGGAACGGGATGTATTTTTGTGGTTTTATCGTCTGGGCGGCGAGCACGGGGGCGAGACAGATTATTACAAGTTCATCATATACGATGGCATTATTCAGAAAATCGTGGAGATCGATTAATCAGTTAGGGCTACCCCGGATTCGTTGGTGGTCCCAGCGGGACTCGAACCCGCGTTTCCGGCGTGAGAGGCCGGCGTCCTAGGCCACTAGACGATGGGACCTTGAAGAGGAGAAAAAAGATCGGTTAAATTCAATTTAACCGTGCCAGACATTATTGAAGCACGGGGGGTTTGTCAATTATTTTTTGGCGGCAGGCGCTCCGTCTTGACCCCCCGCCGGAAGCCGAAGATCAGATAAATGAGCCAGCCGATAAACGGCACCAGTCCGATCAGGTACCAGATCACCTTTTCTTTTAGCGTTTTGAAATCCTTTATCGATATATCCACCAGCGCCCATATAGTCAGCAGCAGAAACGGAATGCACAGCAGAACGAATGTGGCGGCCGCTTTTAGCCCCATGGATCAGCCTTTCAGTTTGTCAGCGATTTTAAGCACGATATTAACATAATATTTGCTGTGGTTGTAGTGGTAGATCACATCACCCGCCGCCTCCCTGCTCAATCCGGGTTTCCAGCCATAGTGCTTCAGGTAATTGGCAATGCTGGCAATCGCGTCACCGTGATCAAAGAGGTTTATCCGGCCGTCGCCGTTTCCGTCTTCTGCAAAAAGCAGGACATTGCTCGGCATAAACTGGGCAATGCCCATTGCGCCCGCATAGGAGCCCTGGATGTCATGGGGGTTAAAGTTTTCGGAGTCCACATATTCTATAAACGCCTTTAATTCCCGGTAGGCCCATTGGGATTTCTGGTCCGCCTTTTTTTCAAATTTTTCCCGGGTGATATCCACATCCTCCGGCAGATTGCGCCAGAAGCGCTCCCTTACGTCATCATCGGTTAAGGCCGCCATCGTGGCAAGGGTGTTTATGACCGAGCGGTTGCCGACATATGTCCCGAGGCGTGTCTCCACCAGCATAACGGCGGTGATCACCGATTTGTCCACCCCGTATTCTTTTTCGGCGCTTGCCAGCGCCTCTTTGTGGGTTTCCATGTAATTTCGGGCGGAGCGGAGGGACTTGGCCGAGAGAAACTGATCATAATTCAGGGTTGACTCCCGATGCCTGAAATAGGCGGATATACCGTCAATATCAAAGGTTATGGCGGAGCTGTCAAAAATATCATTGATCAGATCGGCATTGAAATCATCTGCGATCAGGCGTTTTTGAAGGGCGGTGAAATAGTCCGGGTCGGATTCGGCCCGGGCCTGTCCCATAGGGAGAGAAAAAATGATCGTCAGGGCAAGGCCGGTCAGGCCCGCGCGTTTCAAGAAGGATAATGCCAATTTCATCACGGTTTACCTCCGCTTGGTATTTGATTATCTGGCAATTTGATATTTTTTGGCGTTGACGTCAATTTCATTTTGCTCCGGCGATTGGGCCTTCGGGGGGTCGAGAACACAGGTTTTCGACAAGCCCTTTTCCGCAGGCGCATTCCACATATTTCCGCATCCTGGCGTCCAGCATGGTTGCAAAGTGCGGCATGAACATGATAATCAGTCATTTGGCGATGTTTTAGGATTTCCCGCCCGGCTTTCAGGCACATCTACTCCATTTATGAATGCCATTGATTGTCGGGTCTGTCAAACCGGAAAGCTTGACGGCTTCGCAAAAAGTCCAATATCTTTGTTGCGCTGCATCCCTCGGAATTTCACGTACGATTAAGTACGCTGCATTCCTCGGGATTTGCGCGCCGCGATCTTGAACTTTTTTCTTTGCCGTCCCAGAATCGACTTTTTACGAGTCCATCAAGCTTGGAAAGTTTCATTTTATGAAAAAAAGCGCGCGTATTATATACTGCTGCCAGGAATGCGGACACCAGAGCCCCAAGTGGATGGGCCGGTGCCCGGAATGCGGGGGGTGGGACACCCTGATTGAGGAAAAGCCCACGGCATCGGACCGGTCTGGTCAAGGCGGCGGCGGTCTGGCCGCGCAAATGACGCCCGTGCCCATCGATTCCATTGAGCTTGATGAAGAGTATCGGATTTTGACCGGCGTCCGGGAGTTTGACCGGGTGCTGGGCGGCGGCATTATCGACGGCAGTCTG encodes the following:
- a CDS encoding sigma 54-interacting transcriptional regulator, with amino-acid sequence MKPAHDETELSIQHLKDISAWVSNVHDLNRLLEMILETGNRMMAAKASSLLLLDEKTNKLYFKVATGTKKEEVKQFEVKLGQGIAGYVAEKGEPLLIKDAAKDKRWYKHISNQIGFKTKSIACVPMHLNNKVIGVIEFMNKIDGSTFQNKDLELLTVFADLAAVAIGNAKKFQSVEKENQGLREELAPKHQIIGKSKEIQKVLSEALQVADSMASALILGESGTGKELIARLIHQGSPRKSRHLVTLNCAALPESLLEAELFGYEKGAFTGAAAQKIGKFELADESTIFLDEIAEMSQQMQAKLLRVLQDGIFYRVGGTAPITVDIRVIAATNKNIVESVKNGLFREDLYYRLNVVEIHMPPLRQRKEDIPLLAKHFVQLFRKEKGYSNIEMTQEALDKMIAYDWPGNVRELQNALERAVVMGNGKELRPEDLPMLYSVEATMSDIQVGLSLQEAVDEFKKKFIRLNLKHTSGNQSQAAKVMGIQRTYLSRLISKYGLRKDRAQHPEIL
- a CDS encoding right-handed parallel beta-helix repeat-containing protein, translating into MIEKKDLLIKGLSIFLILCCFYLKPACALDVNGIISSDSRWTLADSPVNITGDVRVAADTTLRINPGVEVIFRSSPDPGQGYSLRIEGTLMARGNQKEPIVFTAEDPAVPWGAIIFSDPSNDWDPGASSGSAVEYCVIEYGGNDPDSEGMISTINAMPLIARNAIRFSTEAGISAIVSADPGVIDSLSGRIRIISNRIYSNATGIRFSAEGGIIEDNYFLNNNQAIDLEIRSNDLEIANNTVISTAPELFGTALQLVLDETASGITAYQWRQTAGPSVTLTNPQSARTAFTAPDPGNKIETLAFELTVTGQDGGKTANTVEVTVTGDNPPPVANAGRDQNVELPQAPGEEVTVTLSAEGSTDPYLGITDYKWKQTAGPSVNLAGANTIRPTFTVPSSISAGDRMTFQLTVTDQAGLSSTDEVNISFYDDNMFPAAEAGEDREFRQGTRVSLDGTGSADPDGSIAAYEWTQTSGPPVELINPNTARPYFEASSDNESAQTLTFQLKVMDNGGLEDTDDISITVLGPLIADIQSSFSAGNRVILDGSASVYQNATANINIQSNLLEMDNQRAGLVALTATENASFNLNLTGNNLKATEDTGYIVYTYDWTAQAPQTVALPNNWWGTGNAQIIEGLIYDQIDNYELPSIEFRPFANQSLGSTGSSLPYPPLANAGPDQETAADNAVTLDGTGSYDPKEIARYQWRQTEGPAVNLENADQATATFIAPSGGDDGKTLEFELKVSTDAVFSHKDRTIVTVNPAEALPTVDVDSCFISSAARDQAGNFPYVGMLTGGAFFLLICLTAVSWRLRSVCRFCTLIVLLLLISVPAQAGYFSVGGGAGGDADNANATIETGAKDIRFKGLDLLFGMGLHFIPHSDDELPDPTISAPCPNEACTILDTVRKGTEVGLFGKLGVEIAKSDFYVSAIGGFTAFTESELSRSPATGRVYEESSDSQIEGLYGGGISYFFDFKYDFVLHVDYDNIRGLTGGIGLHW
- a CDS encoding outer membrane beta-barrel protein, whose amino-acid sequence is MKDLIRRLLNFKYAALILLSLIFLNNTAFAAVTFHPGVSAGTTYTDNIDLTPENEEHDFITTVSPVIDISMTGRLSSLSLVYRPTYANYLRFPEYNTVRHNADLSTSRQISRTTELEFTNTYLYTEEPLYDTEEPITEVDTTVRQGREPYFTNTAAFTAINQFGPENSIEFGYEYYFLKNRGEDDIEDRDHHTPNMILNYWLIPSKLGAESEISYIKRNFDVSENYNDISARLRLTRRFSPHFDVYAEYTHEVTNYVADGEDYQVYAPAVGFVWDEYFNSSFSGSFGYFFQDNEFREDEDGLVGMIETNYSWQQGTTLSFSGTAGYDRADTGPENLGFNTFYGLTTLFAHPINRRLGTDMTISYRRSIYTELEPEREDAIIRASAGLTYQILPWMLVEARYTFRDLDSDIDEDDYTENEAMITITLTPRQPVMLSR
- a CDS encoding PLDc N-terminal domain-containing protein; its protein translation is MGLKAAATFVLLCIPFLLLTIWALVDISIKDFKTLKEKVIWYLIGLVPFIGWLIYLIFGFRRGVKTERLPPKNN
- a CDS encoding lytic murein transglycosylase — encoded protein: MKLALSFLKRAGLTGLALTIIFSLPMGQARAESDPDYFTALQKRLIADDFNADLINDIFDSSAITFDIDGISAYFRHRESTLNYDQFLSAKSLRSARNYMETHKEALASAEKEYGVDKSVITAVMLVETRLGTYVGNRSVINTLATMAALTDDDVRERFWRNLPEDVDITREKFEKKADQKSQWAYRELKAFIEYVDSENFNPHDIQGSYAGAMGIAQFMPSNVLLFAEDGNGDGRINLFDHGDAIASIANYLKHYGWKPGLSREAAGDVIYHYNHSKYYVNIVLKIADKLKG